The genomic stretch TCATAGCAATAACTCTACTCTTCCTCTCTTTTTCTATCTCCCTTATACACCTTAACCTTCTCATTATTCTATACTTCATCATCATCTCTGGATAAATAAAAAGTAGAAAAATGAAAAAGAAGAAAAATAAGTCCATAGATGTCATTTCATCCCCCTAATATTTTTAGTTAAGGTAAATTATTAATATACCAATTATGTATAAATATACATTGGCCTAACTTTATATACTACCTTATAACCATAATATTCTCACTGTTATAATTATGTAAAATTATTACTTAAATTGGTGAGAGATTATGAGCAAAATAGGATTTAATCCAATAAAAATAAAGACCTTTTCAAAGATTAAAACTTACGATGATACTTTACCATCATTAAAGTATGTCATATTAGAACCTGCTGGATTCCCTATTAGAGTTGGTAGCGAGAATGTTAAAATTACTTCTGATGATCCAAAACTCTTCAATATCTATGCGAGAGACCAGTGGATTGGCGAGATAGTTAAAGAAGGTGATTATTTATTTGACAATTCAATTCTTCCTGATTATGCCTTTAAGGTTATTTCAACATATCCAAAAGAGGGAGGTATGATTACAAGCGAGACTATATTTAAATTACAAATTCCTAAAAAAGTTATTAGGACTCAGTTTAAAAAAGCAAGATTTAGTGAGATTATTGGACAAGAAGAGGCAAAAAAGAAATGTAAAATTATTATGAAATATTTAGAAAATCCAAAACTCTTTGGTGAGTGGGCTCCAAAGAATATATTATTCTATGGACCACCAGGAACTGGTAAGACCCTTATGGCGAGAGCATTGGCAACAGAGACAAATTCATCATTCATATTAGTGAAAGCTCCAGAGCTTATTGGTGAGCATGTAGGGGACTCTTCAAAAATGATTAGAGAACTGTATCAAAAAGCATCAGAAAATGCTCCATGTATTGTATTTATCGACGAATTAGATGCCATAGGTTTAAGTAGAGAGTATCAGTCATTGAGGGGTGATGTTTCTGAAGTAGTTAATGCTCTATTAACCGAATTAGACGGAATTAAAGAAAATGAAGGAGTAGTTACTATAGCTGCAACAAACAATCCAGCAATGTTGGATCCAGCGATTAGAAGTAGATTTGAAGAAGAAATTGAATTTAAACTACCTAACGATGAGGAAAGATTAAAAATTATGGAATTATATGCTAAAAAAATGCCACTACCAATTAAAGCAAACCTAAAAGAATATGTAGAAAAAACTAAAGGATTTAGCGGAAGAGATATTAAAGAGAAATTCTTAAAACCTGCTTTGCACAAGGCTATATTAGAGGATAGAGATTATGTTAGTAAGGAAGATTTAGATTGGGCTTTAAAGAAGATTTTAAGTAATAGAAGAGAGGTACCACAGCATCTATATCTCTAATCTTCAATCTAATCTTCAAATTCAAAATAGTTGTCATAGTGTGTGATTAAATAATCCTCAACAATCCAAAGATCTTTTTTATGTTTTCTATATAGATTTATAATCTTTTTTATGACATCTTTGTTATTTCTTTTAAAGATTTCATCTAATATTATATTTAAAGATTCAACTACATCAGAATTGTTAAAGTCTAAATCTGCATTTATCATCTCATAAATTATTTTTAATAGTTCATCATCTTTTGCTTTTTTAACAAACTGATTTCTTAAAAATGATTTAAATGTATAAATGTTTTTTCTTTCTAAGGGGATTAATTTAAGTAATCCAATACCTTTGTTAAATAAACTGTCTTTATTTAGGAATTCTTCCCAAAGATAATTTTTTACAACTAAATTTTTTATAATTTCTAAAAGTTCTTCTTTACTTTTATTCTCTAAATTTTTAAATATTTCTTCAGCATCTATGTAGTTATTGTTTTTATATGCTTCAATTAATGCATAAGCATGTTTGCAGTTGTATTTATATGGACAGGAGCAATATCCAAAATAATCCTTTAAATCAACCTTAACTTTATAAATATCACTACCCACAACTTCTCCATATATAAAATCTCCAAATTTTATACAATACTTAACTAACCCATTTCTATAATATTCTCTACCTCTTTCAATAATTTTAATATCATAATTCATATTATCACTTATTACAAGCTACAAGCAATAAAATATTAAAAATCTAACCTATTATGTATAGGCAGAGCCTCCTCATCGGATAATTTATATAGTTGAGAATAATCTATTTCCACAGTTTGGGCATAATATAGAGGTGTAGGAAGGATATACATCAACAACTTTAACACCGAATTCTAAGGACGTATTTTTAAGGATTTCTAAAATTTTTTAGTTGAAATAAATATTATAATTTATGTTTTAATTTTAGAAATTTTTGTACTATTTTTTAATCCAAAATATAAGGCAATAGACAAATCATCAACTAATTCTTTACTAATTTGAATAATTTTCTTAATTCTTTCCTATTCTCGTTTAAACCACTATCAATGTCGGTAATTATTTCTTCAATAACATAATTTTTCTCTTTACAGTAATTTTTTAAATATTCTACTTGCCTTTCTAAATCATTTTTTTGGTCTCTACCAGAAACTCTTGCATAAATTGTTATTTTATTTTCTCATTTTATTTCCACTTTAGCACTTAAGAATACTGGCCCTCTAACATCTATAACTTTGTTTTTACCCATTATTTGTTTTAAAGCTAAATCGTCTATTTTTAAGTTTATGTCACTCAAACTTCTAACTATTGGAACTCTAAATTTAAACTCATCTATATTAGATACTAAAGATTCCTCAATCTTAGCAACTAATTTGTATATAATTCCATCTATATATCTTATTCCAGTAGAAACTCCTTCTTCCTTAGCTTTCTTTAAAATAGGAATATATTCCTCTTTAATACTCTCAAATGTTGGTGGAATTCCATATATGTTACTATCATAGACATAAACTTCATTTAATACTGACGGCCCTAACAATCTTTTATTTACCTCATTTTCAAATATCTCTACCTTAACAACTTTCTTCTCTCCATTGAAATCAAATTCTTTTTTAACTTCAATTGAGCAAGGGCTTTCTTTATCTTTATTCTTTATACATATATCAATAAGTTCATTTGCAAAATTGTATAATTCATCCAATATTGGAAGTTTATCAACTCTTATCATTTCAGCTATTTCTCTATCACTTAAATTATATTCATAAAATTGAGGATATACCATATATCTAACATCTTCATATCCGTAAATTATCATTGCCAATCTCTCAACTCCCAATCCAAGATTCATCACTGGAACATCAATGTCATACTTAGCCAATGCTATTGGGGAATAAACACCAAATGTGGCAACTTCAATCCACTCATTTAGTTTTGGGTGGAAAGCATAAACCTCTGTTTGTGTCTCTGGAGTATAATACTTACTCTTTTTTTCATCAGGCTTAAATTTAAATTTAGTAAATCCAAACTGCTCCAATAAACCTTCGGCAACAACTTTACCGTCATCAACACTGACATCTTCACCAACTACTACACAAGATGCAGAGTGATAACTCATTAAATGACTTCTATCCTCTCTCTGCTCTCTTCTAAAGCATCTATCAATTGAGAAGAGTTTTAAAGGTAATTTTCTCTTTTTTATCAAATAACTTAGAGTTATAAACCATCCTGAAGTCATATGGCTTCTTAAAGTTAATGTAGATGCCTCTGGTTTTAAATCTTTAAATTCAGGAAATGCAGTTTCTAAAACCTTTAAACCCATTTCATTACTTACATTTAAAGCCTTTGCTATTTCAAAGACTAAATCATCTCCATCTATACTACCTTTTTTATATGAATGGAGAACTTCTCTCAATTTTTCTTTTTTCTTTTCATCTAACTTTATTCCCAAATTTTCTATAATCTCAACTTTATCATTTCCTAAACCAACATCAGGTCTTGGCAATCCAGCTAAGTAGAAACATCTATCTAAAACAGCCATAGCCTCTGGTCCAAACTGCTTATATATTTCAATTTCATCAACGATAATTGGATTAATTACTTCTTCAAATCCCATTCTTAAATATGCCTGTCTTAATCTCTCAATAGTTTCCATTACTGGATGTGGTTTTCCATAAATTGGCTTAATTCTTGGATATCTATAATCTATATGTTTGTCTTTAATTAATGCCTTTGTCTCTCTCCAAGCCTTTTCAAAATCTTTTTCCGCTAATTCTAAAATCTTTTTTGTGTCAAATCTCATCTTATCATCCTTAATTTTGGTTAATATATTAAAGTTAAAATAAATTATACAAAATAAATTTAAAAATTCGTAATAAAAAATAAATAATTTTAAAAATTTAAAAAATTAAAAGTTTGGTATCATTATTTATTGAAAATTTATTAAAATTTATCATTTTATTTTTCTAACTCTACAACATCAACTGGCTCTAATGGTATA from Methanocaldococcus lauensis encodes the following:
- a CDS encoding zinc ribbon domain-containing protein, producing the protein MLEILKNTSLEFGVKVVDVYPSYTSILCPNCGNRLFSTI
- a CDS encoding SWIM zinc finger family protein — translated: MNYDIKIIERGREYYRNGLVKYCIKFGDFIYGEVVGSDIYKVKVDLKDYFGYCSCPYKYNCKHAYALIEAYKNNNYIDAEEIFKNLENKSKEELLEIIKNLVVKNYLWEEFLNKDSLFNKGIGLLKLIPLERKNIYTFKSFLRNQFVKKAKDDELLKIIYEMINADLDFNNSDVVESLNIILDEIFKRNNKDVIKKIINLYRKHKKDLWIVEDYLITHYDNYFEFED
- a CDS encoding AAA family ATPase, whose amino-acid sequence is MSKIGFNPIKIKTFSKIKTYDDTLPSLKYVILEPAGFPIRVGSENVKITSDDPKLFNIYARDQWIGEIVKEGDYLFDNSILPDYAFKVISTYPKEGGMITSETIFKLQIPKKVIRTQFKKARFSEIIGQEEAKKKCKIIMKYLENPKLFGEWAPKNILFYGPPGTGKTLMARALATETNSSFILVKAPELIGEHVGDSSKMIRELYQKASENAPCIVFIDELDAIGLSREYQSLRGDVSEVVNALLTELDGIKENEGVVTIAATNNPAMLDPAIRSRFEEEIEFKLPNDEERLKIMELYAKKMPLPIKANLKEYVEKTKGFSGRDIKEKFLKPALHKAILEDRDYVSKEDLDWALKKILSNRREVPQHLYL
- the sepS gene encoding O-phosphoserine--tRNA ligase, coding for MRFDTKKILELAEKDFEKAWRETKALIKDKHIDYRYPRIKPIYGKPHPVMETIERLRQAYLRMGFEEVINPIIVDEIEIYKQFGPEAMAVLDRCFYLAGLPRPDVGLGNDKVEIIENLGIKLDEKKKEKLREVLHSYKKGSIDGDDLVFEIAKALNVSNEMGLKVLETAFPEFKDLKPEASTLTLRSHMTSGWFITLSYLIKKRKLPLKLFSIDRCFRREQREDRSHLMSYHSASCVVVGEDVSVDDGKVVAEGLLEQFGFTKFKFKPDEKKSKYYTPETQTEVYAFHPKLNEWIEVATFGVYSPIALAKYDIDVPVMNLGLGVERLAMIIYGYEDVRYMVYPQFYEYNLSDREIAEMIRVDKLPILDELYNFANELIDICIKNKDKESPCSIEVKKEFDFNGEKKVVKVEIFENEVNKRLLGPSVLNEVYVYDSNIYGIPPTFESIKEEYIPILKKAKEEGVSTGIRYIDGIIYKLVAKIEESLVSNIDEFKFRVPIVRSLSDINLKIDDLALKQIMGKNKVIDVRGPVFLSAKVEIK